From the genome of Ralstonia pickettii, one region includes:
- a CDS encoding cytochrome C assembly family protein — MAIVLYALTALLYGILASVAWARRGGLGAQAPAGAMAAGGQSPGATVLVPPPPGAADTVPAWWRWALLAALIAHGFLLHETIFPASAMVFGFAYALSAMLWLGVGIFWIESLFFSLAGLGLLVMPVALVGSLLPLAFPGTQILGYAASALFKLHFAIANVAYGLFTLAAFHAILMLAAERRLHTINRPAQATWFSRWLDLLPPLLTLEKLLFRLIGAGFVLLTLTIASGVLFSEQLFHSAFHFDHKNIFAVLSWAMFGGILLGRRFRGWRGRVALRWVMAAFAVLLLAYVGSRFVLEVILHRA; from the coding sequence ATGGCAATTGTACTGTATGCGCTCACGGCGCTTCTCTACGGCATCCTCGCTTCGGTAGCGTGGGCGCGACGCGGTGGACTGGGTGCCCAGGCGCCGGCGGGCGCCATGGCGGCAGGTGGTCAATCGCCAGGCGCCACGGTGCTTGTCCCGCCGCCTCCAGGCGCCGCAGACACCGTCCCGGCCTGGTGGCGCTGGGCTTTGCTGGCCGCTTTGATCGCGCACGGGTTTCTGTTGCACGAGACGATTTTCCCGGCCAGCGCCATGGTGTTTGGCTTTGCCTATGCTCTCTCGGCCATGCTCTGGCTCGGCGTCGGCATTTTCTGGATCGAAAGCCTGTTCTTCTCGCTTGCAGGCCTTGGGCTTCTGGTGATGCCGGTGGCGCTGGTCGGCAGCCTGTTGCCCTTGGCCTTTCCGGGCACGCAGATTCTCGGCTATGCGGCCAGCGCGCTTTTTAAGCTGCACTTCGCCATTGCCAACGTCGCTTACGGACTGTTCACGCTGGCGGCATTCCACGCGATCCTCATGCTGGCCGCCGAGCGCCGCCTGCACACGATCAACCGCCCCGCCCAGGCAACCTGGTTCAGCCGATGGCTGGACCTGCTCCCGCCGCTGCTGACGCTTGAAAAACTGCTGTTTCGTCTGATCGGCGCGGGTTTTGTTCTGTTGACCCTGACCATTGCGTCGGGCGTGCTGTTCTCCGAACAGCTGTTCCACAGCGCCTTCCATTTCGATCACAAGAACATCTTTGCGGTGCTGTCGTGGGCCATGTTCGGCGGCATCCTGCTCGGTCGGCGTTTTCGCGGCTGGCGCGGCCGCGTGGCGCTGCGCTGGGTGATGGCGGCCTTTGCGGTTCTGCTGCTAGCTTACGTCGGCAGCCGGTTCGTGCTCGAGGTCATCCTGCACCGCGCCTAG
- a CDS encoding lytic transglycosylase domain-containing protein — translation MRRLYSARLIATALCAGTLLAGTQAAWAGAQKEEYLADSVRSALSAAVADSRPLRPVFASNDEQLGYLRWLAEMSVRMSGKIPQASVRVELIETAYYEAKRAGLDPALVLGLIQVESGFRKYAISSAGAMGLMQVMPFWTRSIGDNDSRKLFHLQSNLRYGCTILRHYLDMEGGNLYLALGRYNGSRGQPQYPNAVLAAWKRWQYQESSAMTVSAPVPAESTAPTPRAKALPEVPARNPFSPLRIAGGPAGGS, via the coding sequence ATGCGCCGCTTGTATTCAGCCCGCCTGATCGCCACTGCGCTGTGCGCGGGGACGTTGCTCGCGGGCACGCAGGCGGCGTGGGCGGGCGCCCAGAAAGAGGAATATCTGGCGGACTCTGTGCGCAGCGCGCTGTCTGCCGCCGTGGCCGACAGCCGCCCGTTGCGCCCGGTATTTGCCAGCAACGACGAGCAACTCGGCTACCTGCGCTGGCTGGCCGAGATGTCTGTGCGCATGTCCGGCAAGATTCCGCAGGCGTCGGTACGTGTCGAACTGATCGAGACGGCGTATTACGAGGCCAAGCGCGCCGGCCTGGACCCGGCGCTGGTGCTCGGCCTCATCCAGGTGGAGAGCGGTTTCCGCAAGTACGCCATCAGCAGTGCCGGTGCGATGGGCCTCATGCAGGTGATGCCGTTCTGGACGCGCAGCATCGGCGACAACGACTCGCGCAAGCTCTTCCATCTGCAAAGCAACCTGCGGTATGGCTGCACGATCCTGCGTCATTACCTCGACATGGAAGGCGGCAATCTGTACCTGGCGCTAGGCCGTTACAACGGCAGCCGCGGCCAGCCCCAATATCCGAATGCCGTGCTGGCCGCCTGGAAGCGCTGGCAATATCAGGAGTCGAGCGCGATGACGGTATCGGCGCCGGTGCCTGCGGAATCCACTGCTCCCACGCCCCGTGCCAAAGCGCTGCCGGAAGTGCCGGCGCGCAATCCGTTCTCGCCGCTGCGTATTGCTGGCGGTCCGGCTGGCGGTTCGTGA
- a CDS encoding 2OG-Fe(II) oxygenase, with product MSTTQPYATMSDALRDWLQRHVTEGFEAESLVASMVQSGYDRAFARRVVDEALTARAPAPVVAPAPTPAADEAVENSNAVHTADGDIPILFAIETPRIVLFQHFLSDQECDELIAIGRNRLKRSPVVNPDTGEENLISARTSQGGMFQVGEHPLIAKIEARIAQAVGVPVEHGEGFQVLNYQPGGEYQPHFDFFNPGRSGEARQLEVGGQRVATMVIYLNSVQAGGATGFPKLGLEVAPVKGNAVFFVYKRPDGTLDEDTLHAGLPVERGEKWIATKWLRERPYRRGA from the coding sequence ATGTCCACCACCCAACCGTACGCGACCATGTCTGACGCGCTGCGCGACTGGCTGCAGCGTCACGTGACCGAAGGTTTCGAGGCCGAATCCCTGGTGGCTTCGATGGTGCAATCCGGCTACGACCGCGCGTTCGCGCGCCGTGTCGTCGATGAGGCGCTGACTGCCCGCGCACCCGCCCCCGTCGTGGCGCCCGCGCCGACGCCTGCCGCCGACGAGGCGGTCGAAAACAGCAATGCCGTGCATACCGCCGATGGTGACATCCCGATCCTGTTCGCAATCGAGACGCCGCGCATCGTGCTGTTCCAGCACTTTCTGTCGGACCAGGAGTGTGACGAGCTGATCGCGATCGGGCGCAACCGCCTCAAGCGTTCGCCCGTCGTGAACCCCGATACGGGCGAGGAAAACCTGATCTCGGCCCGGACCAGCCAGGGCGGGATGTTCCAGGTCGGCGAGCATCCGCTGATCGCCAAGATCGAAGCGCGTATCGCGCAGGCCGTGGGCGTGCCGGTCGAACACGGCGAGGGCTTCCAGGTGCTGAACTACCAGCCCGGCGGCGAATACCAGCCGCACTTCGATTTCTTCAACCCGGGGCGCAGCGGCGAGGCGCGCCAGCTTGAAGTCGGCGGTCAGCGCGTGGCGACCATGGTCATCTACCTCAACAGCGTGCAGGCGGGCGGCGCGACGGGCTTTCCGAAGCTCGGGCTGGAGGTGGCACCCGTCAAGGGCAACGCCGTCTTCTTCGTCTACAAGCGGCCCGACGGCACGCTGGATGAAGACACGTTGCACGCCGGCCTGCCGGTCGAGCGCGGCGAGAAGTGGATCGCCACCAAATGGCTGCGGGAGCGCCCTTATCGTCGCGGCGCCTGA
- the ffh gene encoding signal recognition particle protein produces MLDNLTQRLARVVKTMRGEARLTEANTAEMLREVRMALLEADVALPVVREFIARVKEKALGEDVITSLSPGQALVGIVQRELTAIIGGQEALEGVGNNILGGRAAELNLNVTPPAIILMAGLQGAGKTTTVGKLAKWLKENKKKKVLTVSCDVYRPAAIAQLKTVSEQVGADFFPSQPDQKPVDIAAAALDWAKKHYHDVLIVDTAGRLGIDEAMMQEIAALHARLKPAETLFVVDAMLGQDAVNTAKAFNDALPLTGVVLTKLDGDARGGAALSVRHITGKPIKFVGVAEKLDGLEPFYPDRMAQRILGMGDILALVEEAQRGVDMEEAQKLAAKIKKTGGFDLEDFKAQIGQMKKMGGLGSLMDKLPAQLAQQAQGANMDQAEKQVRRMEGIINSMTAAERAKPELIKASRKRRIAAGAGVQVQEVNRLLNQFEQMQGMMKKLKGGGMMKMMRAMGGMKGGMKGLFGGR; encoded by the coding sequence ATGCTGGATAACCTGACCCAACGGCTCGCGCGCGTGGTCAAGACCATGCGCGGCGAAGCGCGCCTGACCGAAGCCAACACCGCCGAGATGCTGCGCGAAGTTCGCATGGCACTGCTCGAAGCCGACGTGGCGCTGCCGGTTGTGCGCGAATTCATTGCCCGCGTCAAAGAAAAAGCGCTCGGCGAAGACGTCATCACGAGCCTGTCGCCAGGCCAGGCGCTGGTCGGCATCGTCCAGCGCGAGCTGACGGCCATCATCGGCGGCCAGGAAGCCCTGGAAGGCGTCGGCAACAACATCCTGGGTGGCCGGGCGGCGGAGCTGAATCTCAACGTCACGCCGCCTGCGATCATCCTCATGGCCGGTCTGCAGGGCGCGGGTAAAACCACCACGGTCGGCAAGCTCGCCAAGTGGCTCAAAGAGAACAAGAAGAAGAAAGTGCTGACGGTGTCGTGCGACGTGTATCGCCCCGCCGCCATCGCGCAGCTGAAGACCGTTTCGGAGCAGGTCGGCGCTGACTTCTTCCCCTCGCAGCCCGACCAGAAGCCGGTAGACATTGCCGCCGCGGCGCTCGACTGGGCCAAGAAGCACTACCACGACGTGCTGATCGTCGATACGGCCGGCCGCCTCGGTATCGACGAGGCGATGATGCAGGAGATCGCCGCGCTGCACGCCCGCCTCAAGCCGGCCGAAACGTTGTTTGTGGTCGATGCGATGCTCGGCCAGGATGCCGTCAACACCGCCAAGGCCTTCAACGACGCCCTGCCGCTGACCGGCGTGGTGCTGACCAAGCTCGACGGTGATGCGCGCGGTGGCGCGGCGCTGTCGGTGCGTCACATCACTGGCAAGCCGATCAAGTTCGTCGGTGTGGCCGAAAAGCTCGACGGGCTGGAGCCGTTCTATCCCGATCGCATGGCCCAGCGGATTCTGGGCATGGGCGACATCCTTGCGCTGGTGGAAGAAGCCCAGCGCGGTGTCGACATGGAAGAGGCGCAAAAACTTGCGGCCAAGATCAAGAAGACCGGCGGCTTCGACCTCGAAGATTTCAAGGCCCAGATCGGCCAGATGAAAAAGATGGGCGGCCTGGGCAGCCTGATGGACAAGCTCCCTGCCCAGCTGGCGCAACAGGCGCAGGGTGCCAACATGGACCAAGCTGAAAAGCAGGTTCGCCGCATGGAAGGCATCATCAACAGCATGACGGCTGCCGAGCGTGCCAAGCCTGAGCTCATCAAGGCAAGCCGCAAGCGCCGCATTGCCGCGGGGGCTGGCGTGCAGGTGCAGGAAGTCAACCGTCTGCTCAACCAATTCGAGCAGATGCAAGGCATGATGAAAAAGCTCAAAGGCGGCGGCATGATGAAGATGATGCGCGCCATGGGCGGCATGAAAGGCGGCATGAAGGGGCTGTTCGGCGGCCGCTGA
- a CDS encoding RNA pyrophosphohydrolase, whose amino-acid sequence MLDREGFRPNVGIILINARNEVFWGKRIGEHSWQFPQGGIKYGETPEQAMFRELHEEVGLLPEHVRIVGRTRDWLRYEVPDKFIRREIRGHYRGQKQIWFLLRMVGRDCDIQLRATEHPEFDAWRWSQYWVPLEAVIEFKREVYQLALSELSRFVQRQTRAPLSPYGRGGQHRERDGRDGRESRERSGGQGGRNEQYAQPALAVTTTTVIVETASVSAPAPSSPNPDDTSPKDNS is encoded by the coding sequence ATGCTCGATCGTGAAGGCTTCCGCCCGAACGTCGGCATCATCCTCATCAACGCAAGAAACGAGGTGTTCTGGGGCAAGCGCATTGGCGAGCACTCCTGGCAGTTTCCACAAGGCGGCATCAAATACGGCGAAACGCCCGAACAAGCGATGTTCCGCGAACTGCACGAAGAAGTCGGCCTGTTGCCAGAACACGTCCGGATCGTCGGTCGCACGCGCGACTGGCTGCGGTATGAGGTGCCGGACAAGTTCATCCGCCGCGAAATACGCGGCCACTATCGGGGCCAGAAACAGATCTGGTTCCTGCTGCGCATGGTCGGTCGCGACTGCGACATCCAGCTGCGTGCCACTGAGCATCCGGAATTCGATGCGTGGCGGTGGAGCCAGTACTGGGTGCCGCTCGAAGCCGTCATCGAGTTCAAGCGCGAGGTGTATCAGCTGGCGCTGTCGGAGCTTTCCCGCTTCGTGCAGCGTCAGACCCGTGCGCCGCTGTCACCCTACGGGCGCGGCGGCCAGCACCGCGAGCGCGATGGACGCGATGGACGCGAGAGCCGTGAGCGATCCGGCGGCCAAGGCGGCCGGAACGAGCAGTATGCCCAGCCGGCCCTGGCCGTCACCACTACGACGGTCATCGTCGAGACGGCGAGCGTATCCGCACCGGCCCCTTCCTCTCCCAACCCCGACGACACGTCTCCCAAGGACAATTCGTGA
- a CDS encoding proline--tRNA ligase produces MKASQFFISTLKEAPADAEIVSHKLMMRAGMIKKLGAGLYTYMPVGLRVIRKVEQIVREEMNAAGAVEVLMPVVQPGELWQETGRWDKMGDELLRFKDRHERDFVMQPTSEEVVTDIARTEIRSYKQLPVNFYQIQTKFRDERRPRFGIMRGREFTMKDAYSFDRDAEGLKLSYQKMYNAYTRIFQRFGLEFRAVAADNGAIGGSGSHEFHVIADTGEDAIIYCPDSDYAANIEAAEAVAPAAPRAAATEALTKTHTPGRSKCEAVAEQLGIPLQRTIKSIVLATEVEGGEPQIWLLLLRGDHELNEVKASKVPGLADFRFATEGEILRAFGTRPGYLGPIGTKLPVKVVADRTAAAMSDFVVGANEEDYHFTGVNWGRDLPEPEVYDLRNVVAGDPSPDGKGTLAVCRGIEVGHVFMLGTRYSEAMNATFLDENGKTQPMVMGCYGIGITRILGAAIEQNYDARGIIWPASIAPFQVVICPVGYDRSDAVREEADRLHAELVAAGIDVMLDDRGERPGAMFADWELIGVPFRVVVGDRGLKEGKLEFQGRRDEAATAVAPADVLATLKARLAQ; encoded by the coding sequence ATGAAAGCGTCCCAATTCTTCATTTCCACGCTCAAGGAAGCGCCCGCTGACGCGGAGATCGTCTCGCACAAGTTGATGATGCGTGCTGGCATGATCAAGAAGCTCGGCGCGGGCCTCTATACGTATATGCCCGTGGGTTTGCGCGTGATCCGCAAGGTCGAGCAGATCGTGCGTGAGGAAATGAATGCCGCCGGCGCGGTGGAAGTGTTGATGCCGGTGGTGCAGCCGGGCGAGCTGTGGCAGGAGACCGGCCGCTGGGACAAGATGGGCGACGAACTGCTGCGCTTCAAGGATCGCCACGAGCGCGATTTCGTCATGCAGCCGACGTCGGAGGAGGTGGTGACCGACATCGCCCGCACCGAAATCCGCTCGTACAAGCAGCTGCCGGTCAATTTCTACCAGATCCAGACCAAGTTCCGGGACGAGCGCCGGCCGCGTTTCGGCATCATGCGCGGCCGCGAGTTCACGATGAAGGATGCGTACTCCTTTGATCGCGACGCCGAAGGCCTGAAGCTGTCGTACCAGAAAATGTACAACGCCTACACGCGCATCTTCCAGCGTTTCGGCCTGGAATTCCGCGCCGTGGCGGCTGATAACGGCGCCATCGGCGGCTCGGGCTCCCACGAGTTCCACGTGATTGCCGATACGGGCGAAGACGCCATCATCTACTGCCCAGATTCCGACTACGCCGCCAACATCGAGGCTGCGGAAGCCGTTGCCCCGGCCGCGCCGCGTGCCGCTGCCACCGAGGCCCTCACCAAGACGCATACGCCTGGCCGCTCCAAGTGCGAGGCTGTGGCCGAGCAACTGGGTATTCCGCTGCAGCGCACGATCAAATCCATCGTGCTGGCCACCGAAGTCGAGGGCGGCGAGCCCCAGATCTGGCTGCTGCTGCTGCGCGGCGACCATGAACTCAACGAGGTCAAGGCATCGAAGGTGCCGGGTCTGGCCGACTTCCGCTTCGCAACCGAGGGCGAAATCCTCCGCGCGTTCGGCACGCGCCCTGGCTATCTCGGCCCGATCGGCACGAAGCTGCCCGTGAAGGTGGTGGCAGACCGCACGGCAGCCGCCATGAGCGATTTCGTGGTCGGCGCCAACGAAGAGGACTACCACTTCACCGGCGTGAACTGGGGCCGCGACCTGCCCGAGCCCGAGGTCTACGACCTGCGCAACGTGGTGGCCGGCGACCCCTCGCCGGATGGCAAGGGCACGCTGGCCGTCTGCCGCGGCATCGAAGTCGGTCACGTCTTCATGCTGGGCACGCGCTACTCCGAGGCGATGAATGCGACGTTCCTCGACGAGAACGGCAAGACGCAGCCGATGGTGATGGGCTGCTACGGCATCGGCATCACGCGGATCCTGGGTGCGGCCATCGAGCAGAACTACGATGCGCGCGGGATCATCTGGCCCGCATCGATCGCGCCGTTCCAGGTGGTGATCTGCCCCGTGGGCTACGACCGCTCCGACGCCGTGCGCGAAGAAGCCGATCGCCTGCACGCCGAGTTGGTTGCCGCCGGCATCGACGTGATGCTGGACGACCGCGGCGAGCGCCCCGGGGCGATGTTTGCCGACTGGGAGCTGATCGGCGTGCCGTTCCGCGTCGTGGTGGGCGACCGCGGCCTCAAGGAAGGAAAGCTGGAATTTCAAGGCCGCCGCGACGAAGCCGCGACCGCTGTGGCCCCGGCCGATGTGTTGGCCACGCTGAAGGCGCGTCTCGCGCAATAA
- a CDS encoding MarC family protein → MEYTFLSATVLLVLITDPLGNIPIFISALRPVAPERRNRVVLREVGIAFVLLLVFMFFGESFLRMMSLTDMSLQIAGGIVLFLIALRMIFPREGAAESQPTGEPFIVPLAIPAIAGPSAMATVMLLVSQAPGRMWTWVGSLCATMAVCAVVLLSATHIQRLVGERTVMAFERLMGLILVAISVEMLLKGIRTFAHQL, encoded by the coding sequence ATGGAATATACATTCCTCTCGGCGACCGTCCTGCTGGTGCTGATCACCGATCCGCTCGGCAACATTCCCATCTTCATCTCGGCGCTGCGGCCGGTGGCGCCCGAGCGCCGCAACCGCGTCGTGCTGCGCGAGGTCGGCATTGCGTTCGTGTTGCTGCTCGTCTTCATGTTCTTCGGCGAGAGCTTCCTGCGCATGATGAGCCTGACCGACATGTCGCTGCAGATCGCGGGCGGCATCGTGCTGTTCCTGATCGCCTTGCGGATGATCTTTCCGCGTGAAGGCGCTGCCGAGTCGCAGCCCACCGGCGAGCCCTTCATCGTGCCGCTGGCGATTCCGGCCATCGCGGGCCCGTCGGCGATGGCCACGGTGATGCTCCTTGTATCGCAGGCGCCGGGGCGCATGTGGACCTGGGTCGGCTCTTTATGCGCGACGATGGCCGTGTGCGCCGTGGTACTGCTGAGCGCCACGCACATTCAGCGCCTCGTCGGCGAACGCACGGTGATGGCGTTCGAGCGGCTGATGGGGCTAATTCTGGTGGCGATTTCGGTGGAGATGCTGCTCAAGGGCATCCGCACATTCGCGCATCAACTCTGA
- a CDS encoding ATP-binding protein, translated as MTPEASGAARATPSGARSVLSRLNAWRALRSVWLEPDPPEFQWRLLRYFAFSRAAVALVLLLFVMVPRERNEAVGLPNSDTLLSLTLPYLAMALLILAAAGWWRTRFQFRVRLDVVLDLLFLGLAYATLSRLSASVAMVLLMPVLAAGALTSLLFALFTAAVASIVVLADPFLQMLNDGVIAPGLASAGLYGLVYMMAASMMYGLSHRQITQERLTMARERELRLQQLVNRLMVYDMQDGVMLVRADGRVVAANPAAAMLLGVPQSAFVSSGAMLFDLKDVPHLRPLLETLRQWLRRKSRPTDGTGDNDAPRILDLLPISSSGRAGRAMLSARLRLRFILPSLANLRSVYMDSLVSSIGLGLPGEGGEMRQRMPSADAITQGWSADDEAFLRHELHDTVLVHVESWERVAEQAQQEKLASMGRLVASVAHQIRNPLAAISQAAELLDDPGDGHDDGAHPRPESSGVETRLLRIIRDNVRRLDQVVADVLMLSRRPRGERVRVQLAQVLPEVVDRWRAEAVRRAGEATEINPNLVRVAVDLDKPVLFDPAQLQQVVGNMLDNALRYCRRVPGSIQLAAYALDDAHAELVIWNDGPEVPTEQQRSLFEPFFTNDAQGTGLGLYMARELCSANDAQIRYGAIALESLLDRTGALTMEARGTLPRRAFVITLMFDQPAGPIAE; from the coding sequence ATGACGCCCGAAGCGTCGGGTGCCGCGCGGGCAACGCCGTCCGGCGCGCGGAGCGTGCTCTCGCGCCTGAACGCTTGGCGCGCCTTGCGATCGGTCTGGCTGGAGCCCGATCCGCCTGAATTCCAGTGGCGCCTGCTGCGCTACTTCGCTTTCAGCCGCGCCGCCGTGGCGCTGGTGCTGCTGCTCTTTGTGATGGTGCCGCGCGAACGCAATGAGGCCGTGGGCCTCCCCAATAGCGACACGCTGCTCAGCCTGACCCTGCCGTATCTGGCGATGGCCTTGCTGATCCTGGCAGCAGCCGGCTGGTGGCGCACGCGATTCCAATTCCGTGTGCGGCTGGACGTGGTGCTCGATCTGCTGTTCCTCGGGCTGGCGTATGCCACGCTCTCGCGCCTGTCGGCCAGCGTGGCGATGGTTCTGCTGATGCCGGTGCTGGCTGCCGGCGCGCTCACCAGCCTGCTGTTTGCGCTGTTCACGGCGGCTGTGGCATCGATCGTGGTGCTGGCCGATCCGTTCCTGCAGATGCTGAACGACGGCGTGATTGCGCCGGGCCTGGCATCTGCCGGGCTGTACGGCCTGGTGTACATGATGGCCGCGTCAATGATGTACGGCCTGTCGCACCGCCAGATCACGCAGGAACGATTGACGATGGCGCGCGAGCGCGAATTGCGCCTGCAGCAGCTCGTCAATCGCCTGATGGTCTACGACATGCAGGACGGTGTGATGCTGGTGCGTGCCGACGGTCGCGTCGTGGCTGCCAACCCGGCTGCCGCCATGCTGCTGGGCGTGCCGCAGAGCGCCTTTGTCAGCAGCGGCGCGATGCTGTTCGACTTGAAGGACGTGCCCCACCTGCGCCCGCTGCTCGAAACGCTGCGCCAGTGGCTGCGCCGCAAGAGCCGTCCCACCGACGGCACCGGTGACAACGATGCGCCGCGCATCCTCGACCTGCTTCCCATCAGCTCGAGCGGCCGGGCCGGCCGCGCCATGTTGAGCGCCCGCCTGCGCCTGCGCTTCATCCTGCCGAGCCTTGCCAATCTGCGCAGCGTCTATATGGATAGCCTCGTCAGCTCCATCGGCCTGGGCTTGCCGGGCGAGGGCGGCGAGATGCGTCAGCGCATGCCCTCGGCGGACGCCATCACGCAAGGCTGGTCGGCGGACGATGAAGCGTTTCTGCGTCACGAGTTGCATGACACCGTGCTGGTCCACGTGGAAAGCTGGGAGCGTGTGGCGGAGCAGGCGCAGCAGGAAAAGCTGGCCTCGATGGGGCGGCTGGTAGCCAGCGTCGCGCACCAGATCCGCAACCCGCTGGCCGCAATCAGCCAGGCCGCGGAACTGCTCGACGATCCAGGCGACGGCCACGATGACGGCGCCCACCCGCGCCCGGAAAGTTCCGGCGTGGAGACACGCCTGCTGCGCATCATCCGCGACAACGTGCGCCGGCTCGATCAGGTGGTTGCCGACGTGCTGATGCTTTCGCGCCGCCCGCGCGGCGAACGCGTGCGCGTGCAACTGGCGCAGGTGCTGCCGGAGGTCGTGGACCGCTGGCGTGCCGAGGCCGTGCGCCGCGCAGGCGAGGCCACCGAGATCAACCCGAACCTCGTGCGCGTGGCGGTCGACCTGGACAAGCCCGTGCTGTTCGACCCGGCGCAGTTGCAGCAGGTGGTGGGCAACATGCTCGACAACGCGTTGCGTTATTGCCGCCGCGTTCCCGGCTCGATCCAACTGGCCGCCTACGCGCTTGACGACGCCCACGCCGAACTCGTCATCTGGAACGACGGCCCCGAGGTGCCCACCGAGCAGCAGCGCAGCCTGTTCGAGCCGTTCTTCACGAATGACGCACAAGGCACTGGCCTCGGGCTCTACATGGCCCGCGAGTTGTGTAGCGCCAACGATGCGCAGATCCGTTACGGCGCCATCGCACTGGAATCCTTGCTCGATCGCACCGGAGCGTTGACCATGGAGGCGCGCGGCACCTTGCCACGCCGCGCCTTCGTCATCACCCTGATGTTTGACCAACCTGCCGGGCCGATCGCGGAATGA
- a CDS encoding CNP1-like family protein, producing the protein MMTTRGARGALVPLALAAALALTACGHNRTGDLEDKLLMDPFIDKPFTEDAVTFPAPPVDRDAVPFDVGGRDESPLRFAIDPKSVSIGKDNVVRYTVLITSKTGARNVNYEGLRCDTAERRIYATLRNDTNQWVGNRAVDMNETANAESASMNAYKPATDWQRVGNGGPTDYASALMRSYFCDVRSVAGDGKASTLVRRLGGQGGRYYGP; encoded by the coding sequence CTGATGACGACACGTGGAGCGCGCGGCGCTCTCGTGCCGCTCGCGCTGGCAGCTGCGCTGGCGTTGACGGCATGTGGCCATAACCGCACCGGCGACCTCGAAGACAAGCTGTTGATGGACCCGTTCATCGACAAGCCCTTCACGGAAGACGCCGTGACTTTCCCGGCCCCGCCGGTCGATCGTGATGCCGTGCCGTTCGATGTGGGCGGCCGTGATGAATCGCCGCTGCGCTTTGCAATCGATCCGAAATCGGTGTCGATCGGCAAGGACAACGTGGTGCGCTACACGGTGCTGATCACCAGCAAGACCGGCGCGCGCAACGTCAACTATGAAGGCCTGCGCTGCGACACGGCGGAACGACGCATCTATGCGACGTTGCGCAACGACACCAACCAGTGGGTCGGCAACCGCGCGGTCGATATGAACGAAACAGCGAATGCCGAATCGGCAAGCATGAATGCCTACAAGCCCGCGACCGATTGGCAACGCGTTGGCAATGGCGGGCCGACGGACTATGCGTCGGCACTGATGCGCTCGTACTTCTGCGACGTCCGGTCAGTCGCGGGGGACGGGAAAGCCTCGACGCTGGTGCGGCGGCTCGGCGGGCAGGGCGGAAGGTATTACGGGCCCTGA
- a CDS encoding hypoxanthine-guanine phosphoribosyltransferase, translating to MLSAEQARELWANSEEIVSEDAVRGSLDRMAEEITEKIGDTFPMVLSVMGGAAVFTGMLLPKLAFPLEFDYIHLSRYNNTTVGGEMQWRVAPRESVKGRTVLVLDDILDEGETMAAIRSRIIDMGAAEFYSAVLCEKTLSKSKPLYPDFCGFNVPDRYVFGCGMDAKGYWRNLPTIRALKNT from the coding sequence ATGCTGAGCGCAGAACAGGCCCGCGAACTCTGGGCCAACTCCGAAGAAATCGTCAGCGAAGACGCCGTGCGCGGCTCGCTGGACCGCATGGCCGAAGAGATCACCGAGAAGATCGGCGACACGTTCCCGATGGTGCTGTCGGTGATGGGCGGCGCGGCCGTCTTTACCGGCATGCTGCTGCCCAAGCTGGCCTTCCCGCTGGAGTTCGACTACATCCACCTCTCGCGCTACAACAACACGACGGTGGGCGGCGAGATGCAGTGGCGCGTGGCGCCGCGCGAGTCGGTCAAGGGCCGCACGGTGCTAGTGCTCGACGACATCCTCGACGAAGGCGAGACGATGGCCGCCATCCGCTCGCGCATCATCGACATGGGCGCCGCCGAGTTCTACTCCGCCGTGCTGTGCGAGAAGACGCTCAGCAAGTCCAAGCCTCTGTACCCCGACTTCTGCGGGTTCAACGTGCCCGACCGCTACGTATTCGGCTGCGGCATGGACGCCAAGGGCTACTGGCGCAACCTGCCGACCATCCGCGCGCTCAAGAACACCTGA